A genomic stretch from Brevinematales bacterium includes:
- a CDS encoding MoaD family protein, with amino-acid sequence MKVLIKVPAPLRVYVENKKEIAIEVKGQTLRDALLELTEIYPNLKDRLFDEVGNMRKFLTIFINNTNAKDFEGENTRLKDGDTITILPAIAGGNLSN; translated from the coding sequence ATGAAAGTGTTAATAAAAGTACCTGCTCCACTGAGGGTTTATGTTGAGAACAAGAAGGAAATAGCTATAGAAGTAAAGGGGCAAACCCTTAGGGATGCGCTGTTGGAATTGACAGAAATTTATCCAAATTTGAAAGATAGGTTATTTGATGAAGTCGGTAATATGAGAAAATTCTTAACTATATTTATAAATAACACTAATGCTAAAGACTTTGAAGGTGAAAATACAAGATTAAAGGATGGGGATACTATAACAATATTACCAGCAATAGCGGGAGGAAATCTAAGTAATTAA
- a CDS encoding SDR family oxidoreductase has product MKNLETLISLSGKTCMVTGAGDGIGIATAEILGSAGAKIYAVDIREDKLDKMKKDFSTKGIEIEVFKCDLSVKEEIDNLWQSLRNREPDILVNNVGIYPFRDFLEVDEEILDKTISVNLKSCFWMCQKMIKSNIKRGKGGIIVNVSSIEALIPFVEGLVHYTSSKAGVIAITRALAKEYSNKGFRINAILPGGIVTRGTKVSAKNAIIEFDVKKLISGIKFWNRLPSKRVGKPEDVGKVILAIVSDLFSYVYGAIIPVDGGFLVS; this is encoded by the coding sequence ATGAAAAACTTAGAGACTTTAATTTCCTTGTCCGGTAAAACATGTATGGTAACTGGCGCTGGAGATGGTATAGGAATTGCTACAGCCGAGATTTTGGGTAGTGCTGGTGCCAAAATCTACGCTGTTGACATTAGAGAAGACAAACTTGATAAAATGAAAAAGGACTTTAGTACTAAAGGGATAGAAATAGAAGTATTTAAGTGTGATTTATCAGTAAAGGAAGAAATAGATAACTTATGGCAAAGTTTACGTAACAGAGAACCTGACATATTAGTAAATAATGTTGGTATATATCCTTTTAGAGATTTCCTTGAAGTAGACGAAGAAATTTTAGATAAAACCATAAGTGTTAATCTTAAATCATGTTTTTGGATGTGCCAGAAAATGATAAAATCAAACATTAAAAGAGGTAAGGGAGGAATAATAGTAAATGTATCTTCAATAGAAGCACTAATACCTTTTGTAGAAGGACTTGTTCACTATACTTCATCTAAAGCAGGAGTAATAGCAATAACCAGAGCACTAGCTAAAGAATACAGCAATAAAGGTTTTAGAATTAACGCTATACTCCCAGGCGGTATTGTAACTAGAGGAACCAAAGTTAGTGCAAAAAACGCGATAATTGAATTTGATGTAAAAAAACTTATATCTGGCATTAAGTTTTGGAACAGATTGCCTTCCAAAAGGGTAGGAAAACCTGAAGACGTGGGAAAAGTTATACTTGCTATTGTAAGTGATTTATTCTCTTACGTTTACGGAGCTATAATACCAGTTGACGGTGGTTTTTTGGTATCATAA
- a CDS encoding protein-glutamate O-methyltransferase CheR produces MEIDIQQELLEKYINLIHSWSGIYFTNSNISVLKRKIISQAKHEGVSLEDYLSVITRDEEKMMEFVDSITTNFTKFFRHYEQFEFIKNKIIPELSLKREQQGIYKIKAWSAGCATGEEPYSMLISFLESFEENNIKSRLEVIASDISLKCLEIAQKGIYNIEKLQDVPQYIVSKYFSKFDQNKVAVKEELKKYLRFDYHNLLHDNGIRNVDIVMCRNVLIYMDEESVKKVIENIYLSMNPDGYLFLSPTESLFGVTDKFKSLKDGNVFFYQKKV; encoded by the coding sequence ATGGAAATTGACATTCAGCAGGAATTGCTCGAGAAATACATAAATCTCATCCATTCTTGGAGTGGTATATATTTTACTAATAGTAACATTTCAGTGCTTAAGAGAAAGATAATCTCTCAGGCAAAACATGAAGGAGTATCATTGGAAGATTATTTATCTGTGATTACAAGGGATGAAGAAAAAATGATGGAATTTGTTGATAGTATAACGACGAACTTTACGAAGTTTTTTAGACATTACGAACAGTTTGAGTTTATAAAGAATAAGATTATACCTGAGCTCTCTCTGAAAAGAGAACAACAGGGAATATATAAGATAAAGGCGTGGAGTGCAGGTTGTGCAACGGGGGAAGAACCCTATTCGATGCTTATTTCATTTCTTGAGTCTTTTGAGGAAAATAATATTAAATCAAGATTAGAGGTAATAGCATCTGATATAAGTCTCAAATGTCTGGAGATAGCGCAGAAAGGTATTTATAATATTGAGAAGCTTCAGGATGTACCCCAATATATTGTGAGTAAGTACTTTTCAAAGTTTGATCAAAATAAAGTTGCTGTAAAAGAAGAGCTAAAGAAATATTTGAGATTTGATTATCATAATCTTTTACACGATAACGGTATAAGAAATGTTGATATAGTAATGTGCAGAAATGTACTAATATACATGGATGAGGAATCAGTTAAAAAGGTTATTGAGAATATATATCTATCTATGAACCCAGATGGATATCTTTTCTTAAGCCCTACTGAGAGTCTTTTTGGAGTGACGGATAAGTTTAAATCTCTAAAGGATGGAAATGTTTTCTTCTACCAAAAGAAAGTCTAA
- a CDS encoding flagellin gives MIINHNISSIFANRMVKTKGWDVDANIEKLSSGMKINKAGDDAAGLAVSEKMRSQIRGLRRAEMNAEDGISFIQVAEGYLEQTTNVLQRLRELAVQASNGIYTDEDRLYIQVEVSALIAEIDRIASHAQFNGMNLLTGRFAKFTGENNITGSMWLHIGANMDQRIQIYIGTMNSQGLGLKNPVGNPLTASFISLSTPDKANAVIGLVDKALTRVNKQRADLGAYQNRLMYAAKSLLTGYENMQAAESRIRDTDMANEMSDFTKNQILLNASIALLAQANARPQAILSLLRG, from the coding sequence ATGATAATCAACCATAACATTAGTTCAATTTTTGCCAACCGAATGGTAAAAACCAAAGGTTGGGATGTTGATGCTAATATTGAAAAATTATCCTCGGGTATGAAAATAAACAAGGCCGGGGATGATGCTGCAGGTTTAGCTGTTTCTGAAAAAATGAGATCTCAAATCAGAGGGCTTAGAAGAGCCGAGATGAACGCTGAAGATGGAATTTCGTTTATTCAAGTTGCTGAAGGGTATCTTGAACAAACTACAAATGTACTTCAGAGATTAAGGGAACTTGCAGTTCAGGCATCAAACGGTATATACACCGATGAAGATAGGCTATATATCCAAGTTGAAGTATCGGCGCTTATAGCTGAAATTGACAGGATAGCATCTCATGCTCAGTTTAACGGTATGAACTTGTTGACAGGTAGATTTGCGAAATTCACTGGTGAAAATAATATTACTGGTAGTATGTGGTTACACATAGGTGCTAATATGGATCAGAGAATCCAAATTTATATTGGTACTATGAATTCACAAGGACTTGGTCTCAAAAACCCTGTTGGTAATCCTTTGACAGCTTCGTTCATATCGTTATCTACTCCAGATAAAGCAAATGCTGTTATAGGATTAGTTGATAAGGCCTTAACTAGGGTTAACAAACAAAGAGCAGATTTAGGTGCATATCAAAATAGGCTTATGTATGCTGCTAAATCACTACTAACAGGATACGAAAATATGCAAGCAGCAGAATCTAGAATTAGGGATACAGATATGGCTAACGAAATGAGTGACTTTACAAAGAATCAGATATTGCTTAATGCAAGTATAGCACTTTTAGCACAGGCTAATGCAAGACCTCAAGCAATATTGTCTCTATTGAGGGGATAA
- a CDS encoding TIGR00725 family protein — translation MNRKKQVLLIGDSGEFEDKNRVAYEIGKFVARNGWILITGGRDGVMDWASKGAFEEGGIVVAITPYDSLDNATKFATIVIPTGMGFARNYINVLSADVVVVVGGGAGTLSEIAYAWQFNKPIISCSFVEGWSKEVAGKKIDYRQREPIIEAGSVDEVFRKLSKILGY, via the coding sequence ATGAACAGAAAAAAGCAGGTCCTTCTAATAGGTGATAGCGGAGAGTTTGAAGATAAGAATAGAGTTGCATATGAAATAGGTAAGTTTGTTGCTAGGAATGGATGGATTTTGATAACAGGTGGTAGAGATGGAGTTATGGACTGGGCTAGTAAAGGGGCTTTTGAGGAAGGAGGAATAGTAGTTGCAATAACTCCTTACGATAGTTTGGATAACGCTACTAAATTTGCTACTATAGTTATACCAACAGGTATGGGATTTGCTAGGAATTATATAAATGTTCTTTCTGCGGATGTAGTTGTTGTAGTAGGTGGTGGAGCAGGCACACTTTCAGAGATTGCTTACGCGTGGCAATTCAACAAACCTATAATCTCTTGTAGCTTTGTTGAAGGATGGAGTAAAGAAGTAGCTGGTAAAAAAATAGATTACAGACAAAGAGAACCTATAATTGAAGCAGGATCTGTTGATGAGGTTTTTAGAAAACTAAGTAAGATTTTAGGATATTAG
- a CDS encoding tetratricopeptide repeat protein — translation MENIIKIFYELVEFVEKNWVYFLVGLGILVVVLVISLIFFESRKAEERALKDKFDVAYFSYVNSRDSQTLEQSFQNFVSVLQEISETKKDYDIVSIANIILGDIYFNDQRRLLDTALSYYSKSTNSRSEFLRVVALFNVAQTYEEMGMFDNALKFYKVIYENYPKSFLSPMSVSKSAEIYIYLNRVEEAKQMLSIMSNRYSDSEATKIANLIDLLLQSYK, via the coding sequence ATGGAAAATATAATCAAGATCTTCTACGAGTTAGTTGAGTTTGTTGAGAAAAATTGGGTTTACTTTTTGGTAGGTCTGGGAATTTTAGTTGTGGTATTGGTAATTTCGTTAATATTTTTTGAATCAAGAAAAGCTGAAGAAAGAGCGTTAAAAGATAAATTTGATGTTGCTTATTTTAGTTATGTAAATTCAAGAGATAGTCAAACTTTGGAGCAAAGCTTTCAGAACTTTGTATCTGTATTGCAAGAGATATCTGAGACAAAAAAAGACTACGATATAGTTTCTATTGCAAATATAATATTAGGAGATATCTATTTCAATGACCAGAGAAGACTTTTGGATACAGCATTATCTTATTACTCAAAGTCTACTAATTCGAGATCCGAATTTTTAAGAGTAGTTGCTTTATTCAATGTAGCACAGACTTATGAAGAGATGGGAATGTTTGATAATGCTCTGAAATTTTATAAGGTTATATACGAAAATTATCCGAAGTCTTTCTTATCTCCTATGTCGGTTAGTAAATCTGCTGAGATATATATTTACTTAAATAGAGTTGAGGAAGCAAAACAAATGCTATCTATTATGAGTAATAGGTATTCTGATTCTGAAGCTACAAAGATTGCTAATCTTATAGATTTACTTTTACAAAGCTATAAATAG
- a CDS encoding S1 RNA-binding domain-containing protein yields MAESIDLFKNASIVEGEVVLVGERDVFIDCGYKSEVAVPISDFDIVPKIGDKVRIAVVETSNGIQGSRFVAARKEKLEELKSKLSSGEPVVGKVVKVVYRNESVKDSKIKVLKGFLIDLGTNLKGFLPASQADLTRISVDPSSYVGKEFEFKIINKKEGQFVVSRKAILEEQLKAKRESVLSSINVGDEVEGIVKKISEKYIILDIDGVNALLHVSDLSWKKVSNISDLVHIGDKMTVKVLEVDKEKGRIRVGRKQIERDPFEEFVSSHKEGDIVSGKVILVRDRYCVVEIEDGVRGVVSNTDLSWNRRPRSLKDEFEVGDTLKGKIISFDNQRRIVRIGVKQLLPDPWENIEERYKKGQIIRGRVNAIVDNAVFVGIADGVEGLIRKNEISWKEEDVNLRKLYSKGQMVEALIMKVDKRERLLILSVKRLEGNPWERFAEMNPRGSVVSGVVKEIRDDRIVVDLGSEVEGYIMSSQVSLEKGIDHKEKFKVGDSVTAIVTKVVPSEKIVELSIKALEKKQIEEAKKEFVVSEPTEIKKGTLADLLKTKGLTIKSSDKKTKKKSK; encoded by the coding sequence ATGGCTGAGTCTATTGATTTATTCAAGAATGCCTCAATAGTTGAGGGTGAAGTTGTCTTGGTTGGAGAAAGAGATGTATTTATTGATTGTGGATATAAGTCTGAAGTTGCTGTTCCTATAAGTGACTTTGATATTGTTCCGAAGATAGGAGATAAGGTTAGGATAGCAGTTGTGGAAACTTCTAATGGCATTCAAGGATCAAGGTTTGTCGCTGCAAGAAAAGAGAAGCTTGAAGAGCTTAAGAGTAAACTTTCTTCTGGTGAACCTGTTGTTGGTAAAGTTGTTAAAGTGGTGTATAGAAATGAGTCCGTTAAGGATAGTAAAATAAAAGTATTAAAAGGCTTCCTAATTGATCTGGGTACTAATTTAAAGGGATTTTTACCTGCTTCTCAAGCTGATTTAACGAGAATTAGCGTAGATCCGTCATCTTATGTTGGTAAGGAGTTTGAGTTTAAGATAATAAATAAGAAAGAAGGTCAGTTTGTTGTTTCTAGGAAGGCAATTTTGGAAGAACAACTAAAGGCTAAGAGGGAGAGTGTATTATCAAGTATTAATGTTGGAGATGAAGTAGAGGGAATAGTTAAGAAGATATCAGAGAAGTATATTATACTTGATATAGATGGTGTGAATGCTTTGTTACATGTAAGTGATCTTTCTTGGAAGAAAGTCTCGAATATAAGTGATTTAGTACATATAGGCGATAAGATGACTGTTAAGGTACTTGAAGTTGATAAAGAGAAGGGTAGGATTAGAGTTGGAAGAAAGCAGATAGAAAGAGATCCTTTCGAAGAGTTTGTTTCCTCTCACAAAGAAGGAGATATTGTTAGTGGTAAGGTTATTCTAGTTAGAGATAGGTATTGTGTTGTTGAAATAGAAGATGGAGTAAGAGGAGTAGTAAGTAACACTGATTTGTCATGGAACAGAAGACCAAGATCACTTAAAGATGAGTTTGAGGTAGGAGATACCTTGAAAGGTAAGATAATATCCTTTGACAATCAAAGGAGAATTGTAAGGATAGGTGTCAAACAGCTCTTACCAGATCCTTGGGAAAATATTGAAGAAAGGTATAAGAAGGGACAAATTATAAGAGGGAGGGTTAATGCTATAGTAGATAATGCTGTATTTGTTGGTATAGCAGATGGGGTTGAAGGATTGATAAGAAAGAATGAGATTTCATGGAAGGAAGAAGATGTAAATCTAAGAAAACTTTATTCAAAGGGTCAGATGGTAGAAGCACTAATAATGAAAGTTGATAAGAGAGAAAGGTTGTTGATATTGAGTGTTAAAAGGCTTGAAGGTAATCCTTGGGAAAGATTCGCTGAAATGAATCCTAGAGGTAGTGTTGTAAGTGGTGTGGTTAAAGAAATTAGAGATGATAGAATTGTGGTTGATTTGGGTAGTGAAGTGGAAGGTTATATAATGTCTTCACAAGTTTCCCTTGAGAAGGGGATTGATCATAAAGAAAAGTTCAAAGTAGGAGATAGTGTAACTGCTATAGTTACTAAAGTTGTACCTTCGGAAAAGATAGTGGAATTAAGTATAAAGGCTCTCGAAAAAAAGCAAATAGAAGAAGCGAAAAAAGAATTTGTTGTTTCGGAGCCAACAGAAATTAAGAAAGGTACCTTAGCAGATTTACTGAAAACCAAAGGACTTACAATAAAGTCTTCCGACAAGAAAACAAAGAAGAAGTCGAAATAG
- a CDS encoding polyprenol monophosphomannose synthase: MNQDKLLVVIPTYNESENISEIIQEILISFDKCDILVVDDNSPDGTAEIVKSKFANNSRVNIIVRHGKRGLGRAYVDGFKWGIEKGYGYLLGMDADFSHDPKEIPNFYKKLQEYDVVVGSRYLNGIRVLNWDLKRLILSQLGTIYARIITGLKLTDMTGGFNGYRAEVLKSIGLDKIDSNGYAFQIELKFRSYVKGFKIIEIPIIFKEREKGYSKMNKRIILEAMFECIKLRINKILGRI; encoded by the coding sequence ATGAATCAGGATAAGTTATTAGTTGTTATTCCCACATACAACGAATCAGAAAATATCTCAGAAATAATACAAGAAATACTAATTTCATTTGATAAATGCGATATTCTTGTAGTTGATGACAATTCTCCAGATGGTACTGCTGAAATAGTTAAATCTAAGTTTGCTAATAACAGTAGAGTTAATATAATAGTAAGACATGGCAAAAGAGGATTAGGTAGAGCTTACGTTGATGGATTTAAGTGGGGAATTGAGAAAGGGTATGGTTACCTACTAGGAATGGATGCTGATTTCTCACACGATCCTAAGGAAATACCTAATTTCTACAAGAAGCTACAGGAATACGACGTTGTTGTAGGATCCAGATATCTGAATGGAATAAGAGTGCTAAACTGGGATTTGAAAAGATTGATATTAAGTCAACTAGGTACAATTTATGCTAGAATAATAACAGGATTAAAACTAACAGATATGACTGGAGGTTTTAATGGTTACAGAGCAGAAGTTCTAAAATCAATAGGCTTGGACAAAATTGATTCAAATGGCTACGCATTTCAGATAGAGCTAAAGTTTAGATCATACGTAAAAGGATTTAAAATAATCGAAATACCTATCATATTCAAAGAAAGGGAAAAAGGATATAGTAAAATGAATAAAAGAATAATACTTGAAGCTATGTTTGAATGCATAAAACTTAGAATTAATAAAATATTAGGAAGGATATGA
- a CDS encoding exonuclease SbcCD subunit D has protein sequence MKILHTSDWHLGVKVPYLGEDRIEEQEKIVQEIEKIIEERNIDVVIISGDIYENPIPSSKVEKVFYKFIANVCGDMNKYVFSIAGNHDSIEKLDSLNIFSKVFNNRFKNFYIGSSYNPKNLVFDLNGLAFIGIPFIPRFKYSGEYQNIFETILRDTIKTVNNSYVVLLSHDTIEGVNYSNTEVRYDDKTLVLSSIYKVPNFNRVLYWGLGHIHKYHEILKNRIYYSGSIVQIDFGEKNQQKGVIVVDISESNIEADFVELKQKSTFVEYEVKEDYELDKIIEDEKENENFVKIKINKETISESLIRTAYSKLKNLIILKQRKESREVERDLKDKDQLNLSDVIGFFKKFCKEKEKMTDDKIEKLTKKIEEIIDHWRENPK, from the coding sequence ATGAAAATACTACATACTTCGGATTGGCATCTAGGAGTAAAAGTACCATACTTAGGCGAAGATCGTATAGAAGAACAAGAAAAAATAGTACAAGAAATAGAAAAAATAATAGAAGAAAGAAACATAGATGTTGTGATAATATCAGGTGATATATACGAAAATCCTATACCTTCATCAAAAGTGGAAAAAGTCTTTTACAAGTTCATAGCAAACGTCTGCGGAGATATGAATAAATATGTTTTTTCTATAGCCGGCAACCATGATAGTATTGAAAAGCTCGATTCCTTGAATATTTTCTCTAAAGTTTTTAACAATAGATTTAAAAATTTTTACATAGGCAGCAGTTACAACCCCAAAAATCTAGTATTTGATCTTAATGGCTTAGCATTTATTGGAATACCCTTTATACCAAGATTCAAGTATTCAGGAGAATATCAAAATATTTTTGAAACGATATTACGCGATACAATAAAAACTGTTAATAACAGCTACGTAGTACTTCTCTCTCATGATACTATCGAAGGAGTAAACTACTCAAATACCGAAGTTAGATATGATGACAAGACTTTAGTACTCAGTTCTATTTACAAAGTACCTAATTTTAATAGAGTTCTGTACTGGGGACTTGGTCATATACACAAATATCATGAAATACTAAAAAATAGAATCTATTATTCAGGAAGTATAGTTCAGATCGACTTCGGAGAAAAAAATCAACAAAAGGGTGTAATTGTTGTTGATATCTCCGAATCAAATATCGAAGCGGATTTTGTTGAATTAAAACAAAAGAGTACTTTCGTAGAGTATGAAGTAAAGGAAGATTATGAGCTTGATAAAATCATAGAAGATGAAAAAGAAAATGAAAACTTTGTTAAAATTAAAATAAATAAAGAAACGATATCGGAATCTCTAATTAGAACCGCTTATTCTAAGTTAAAAAACTTAATTATACTTAAACAAAGAAAAGAATCTAGAGAAGTAGAAAGAGATTTAAAAGATAAAGATCAGCTAAATTTATCAGACGTTATCGGTTTTTTCAAAAAATTTTGTAAAGAGAAAGAAAAAATGACTGACGATAAAATCGAAAAACTAACTAAGAAAATCGAAGAAATTATAGATCACTGGAGAGAAAATCCAAAGTAA
- a CDS encoding HEAT repeat domain-containing protein: MKKLVVVIMGCLVVFIISNYSLFGVHNYPERKDLEKYFNSLPVNESSVDELCNAAMNSDDEAVKILAIRRLGDMFERGAKNSISEKTYKKAINTLIAGLEEGNDRIVRIGARQVNPFWEVRSAAADALSKVKDPSTIPNLIRALRYDSDPIVKRSVALGLGKMKAKEAVPALIDVLETTPDQGLAGDIVKALGEIGDRKAFGALIKVIRGNFMPKVKEIAQESLEKIQWSEEPEEIIR; encoded by the coding sequence ATGAAAAAGTTAGTTGTAGTAATTATGGGTTGTCTAGTAGTATTTATAATATCAAACTATAGTCTATTTGGTGTTCACAACTACCCTGAGAGAAAAGACTTAGAAAAGTATTTTAACAGTTTGCCTGTTAATGAAAGTTCAGTAGACGAGCTATGCAATGCGGCAATGAATAGTGATGACGAAGCAGTTAAGATACTAGCAATAAGAAGATTAGGTGATATGTTTGAGAGAGGTGCTAAGAATTCCATATCTGAAAAAACTTATAAAAAGGCTATAAACACTCTTATAGCTGGTCTTGAAGAAGGTAATGATAGGATAGTTAGAATTGGTGCTAGACAAGTAAATCCATTTTGGGAAGTAAGGTCTGCTGCTGCGGATGCTCTGTCAAAAGTTAAAGATCCATCAACAATTCCAAATCTCATAAGAGCACTGAGATATGATTCTGATCCAATAGTTAAAAGAAGTGTTGCTTTAGGGCTTGGTAAAATGAAAGCTAAAGAAGCTGTACCAGCATTGATAGATGTTTTAGAGACGACTCCAGATCAAGGATTGGCAGGTGATATAGTAAAGGCACTTGGCGAAATAGGTGATAGAAAGGCTTTCGGAGCGTTGATAAAAGTTATAAGAGGGAATTTTATGCCTAAAGTAAAAGAAATAGCTCAGGAGTCTCTGGAGAAAATACAGTGGTCGGAAGAACCTGAAGAAATTATAAGATAA